The following are from one region of the Nicotiana tomentosiformis chromosome 7, ASM39032v3, whole genome shotgun sequence genome:
- the LOC138896328 gene encoding uncharacterized protein, giving the protein MAAPPNFEEGQSTYRPPRFNGQYYGWWKTRVHNFIMAEDSELWDVICDGSFVPTKTIGDPVVTFPKTRNELNDVDRKAIEKNFREKKILVCGIGPDEYNRISACQFAKEIWEALQIVWRLP; this is encoded by the coding sequence atggctgctccaccaaactttgaagaaggtcaatctaCCTACAGACCACCAAGGTTCAACGGCcaatactatggatggtggaagacaaggGTGCATAATttcatcatggctgaagattcagaACTCTGGGACGTTATATGCGATGGATCCTTCGTTCCTACAAAGACCATTGGTGACCCAGTAGTAACATTTCCCAAAACAAGAAACGAATTAAATGATGTTGATCGCAAGGCCATAGAGAAGAACTTCCGAGAAAAGAAAATTCTCGTCTGTGGTATTGGACCAGATGAATACAACAGGATCTCAGCATGTCAATTTGCtaaggagatctgggaagctctccaaatagtttggcgcctaccgtag
- the LOC104119140 gene encoding uncharacterized protein: MQNQQQQQLQTLMQSTSQISGSLSFNGTLTKEDEEMSKSALSTFKAKEEEIEKKKLEVKEKVQAQLGRIEEETRRLAIIREELEALADPMKKEVSTVRKRIDAVNKELKPLGQTCQKKEREYKEALEAFNEKHKEKVQLISRLMELVGESEKMRMKKLEELSKSIETIQ, from the exons atgcagaatcagcaacaacaacagctacAAACACTGATGCAATCAACGAGTCAAATTTCAGGGAGTTTGAGTTTTAATGGTACATTAACAAAAGAAGATGAAGAAATGTCTAAATCTGCACTTTCAACTTTCAAAgctaaagaagaagaaattgaGAAAAAGAAACTTGAAGTTAAAGAGAAAGTTCAAGCTCAGTTGGGTCGTATTGAAGAAGAAACTCGCCGTTTGGCCATTATTCGCGAG GAATTAGAAGCATTAGCAGATCCAATGAAGAAAGAAGTTTCAACGGTCAGAAAGAGGATTGATGCAGTCAACAAAGAGTTAAAACCTCTGGGACAAACTTGCCAGAAGAAG GAAAGAGAATACAAAGAAGCTCTTGAGGCCTTCAATGAAAAACATAAGGAAAAAGTACAGCTTATATCAAGATTGATGGag CTGGTGGGCGAAAGcgagaaaatgaggatgaagaagtTGGAAGAGCTGAGCAAGAGTATAGAAACGATTCAATGA